The Planctomicrobium piriforme genome contains the following window.
ACCAATCCCATTGCCAAACCAGTCGTTATCCCCCAGCAATCCAAGATCGCCGCCCGTACGCCACCCGTTGATGCCTGCCTGGGATGGCACAACGTTGTAGCCGCCGCGGAGATTCCACATGTTGAGCGACTGATACTCAGTTTGCATGATGCTGCCGACGGCATCGGCCAGGAACAAGCCGTTCGTGAGCGCCGTCGTTTGGCGAGTCGACGCATTGGCGTCGGAATTGAACTCACCGACGTGGAGCTCCACGACATTCCCTGCGGCTCCCAGATAATTTGTCAGTAACGTCCGGTACGCGGCCGCTCGATCTGCGAAATTCCTCGGTGAATTTCCGTGAAACGCAGGCATCACGCTGTCAGGATCACTGACCGTGTGCAGCAGCAGATCGCTGTCGCTCAGGATGTCATTCGCGGGCGTGCCATCAACGACATAGAAGTGATCGCTCAAAAAACCGGGGACGTAGTTGACCGCAGCACTCCGCTGCAGAATCCGAGCATTCCAGACGTTGTCCCATTCACCGGGATTGCCGACGCCCAGCCCGATTTTCACGGTCGCATCGATGTTGGCTGCCTTCAGCGACAACGCTTTCGCGAAGTCGACGTACTTATTGGCATCTTGCAGCGTCGGGGAGGCATAGTTTTTCCATGACTGAAAATAGGCTTCGTTGCCGACCTCCAGAAAGCTGAAGTTGTACGGTGCCGCGTGCGATGCCCGCAGATGGTTATACCCGTCATCGACTCCCAGCTTGGCCGCCCCGCGCAGCCCTGCCCAGAACGAGACCGTTTTCCAGTTCTTGCCATTGGCGTCGGTCCCGATCGCATAGTTATTGTTGACGTCGCCGTTCAGGTACGCCAGGTAGGCTGCCGCTTCTTCGACCGTTCCGTTCCCGTAATTGACGGCGAACATGGCATCCGCGCCCACGGACGAAGTCACGTTGGCCAAAAGACCGACGCCAGAGGCGAAGTTCGCGGACTTCTGGTCAAAGTGCCAATTGCCATCGGTGCCAGAGCCGTTCGACAGCCGGAACATTTTCATTCCGCCCGCCTGCAGCAGGGCCAGAGTCTGCGCGTCGGGAGTGGTACTGGTCTGGCTGCCGTTCACGTCGGCCAGCAGGCCATCCCAGCCATTGATATTCACCCCGCCCAGATTGCCGCTCAATTGACGGACAACGTCATTCGCATCGATTGAAATCGCAGACATGAGCAGACGAGCTTCCAGCGCCTGCGGCACGTGCAAACGCTGCACCCCGAACCGGCGTCTGCGGCGAACGTCCCGAGGCAGTTTCCGAAATTGATCCAAAAACCGGCGCACGGAAGAACGAGACATGGAAACGGGTATCCAAGTGCCAAAGGAAAGCTCGTTGAAACCAGACCCCTGAAAAGCCCCGACTTTTGAGGCCATCACGTCTCGTTTCGGACCCAGAGTAAAATTGAAAAGCTGTTCAACCGCAGCCCGCGACCCGCCCGCCGAAGGTTCGCAGAAACGCATCAGGATAGTAAGGTTCTCAGTCGATGCGACCCCCTAGATCCGGGGGAAAATGCAAGAATAATTCAGCGGAAATTGATTCACATGCGATGGAAGGTAGTTCAGTTTGCCTCACCCAAGCCATCAGCCATCAGACACCTTTGAGAAACAGCGCCGTCAGTTCCCCCTGTGAATGGACTTGGAAATGCTCGTAGACCCGTTTGATGTATTCACCGACCGTGTGTTCGGCCAGCTTGAGTTGGAGTGCAATTTCCTTTCGGGATTGCCCGTCCAGCAGCAACAACATGACGGTCTTCTGCCTGGGAGTCAGGCCCGCAAAGGCCTCTGTGGGAACCAATTCCTCAACCTGAGGCCGCAGCCAGCAAACGGCGTCTTGAATAAAGTCCAGCAAGCTGCGTTCTGACGGGCCAAATTCGCCGCGACTGCTCGAGCGAAAGTACAGCATGTTGTTCCAGGTGTCCCCTCTGGAGTACCTGACGCTCTGGATCCAGGAGTCCATTCCCATCTGCTCGCAATACCGCCGAAACCGGGGCCGTTGCCGCCATTCCAGGTCGCTGAAGATTTCACGTCGGGTGACAGTGAGCTGCCCGGTCGCGTTGAGTAGCGGCGCCGCCCGTTCCTGAAATTCTGCATTACAGACCTTATCGGTCCCCAGCTCGATGACGGCAATCCGCTGCGCGTCAGAAAATCCATGATCGATAATGGCAATGGGGACGATGGTGGACTTCAGGGGATGTCCGCGACCCCACGCCCAGAAGCCGACGTCCGCTTCCAGCAACTGCGCGAAGAAGGTGACTGCCAGCGTACGACGTTGCGTCGGCGTCGCGGAAAGAACACTGCTGCTGCTGAGCCAGGTCGTGAGTTCTCGCAGCCTGGACTGGTCGACGTCCACGAGATCCGGCAGTGGCCCAAGAGAAGAAAGCGGCGGAACCTGACTCATTTGACAATGGTCACTTTACGAGTTGCTGTGAGCGTCGATGGCCCGCGACACTCGATCCCTTGTTACCAGAATTCTCCACAACGGGCCACCGTATCGAGGGGGCCAAACTCCGCCAGGCGCTTTGTCGTGACCTCGTTCTTATCGGAGAGGCTTTGTCAAATTCTGGTAGGACCGTAATTGCAGCGCGTTGTCGATGGCGGCCCCCGCAGCGGTGTTATCAAAAATGCACCAGACATCGTCGGCACTCTCAGCCCACTTCCGAATCTGCTGGTCAATTTTGAGCAGTTGCGTATCGCTGTACGCAGAATAGTAGACTCTCGGAGCACCGTGCAGTCGTAGATAAACCGGACGACCGAAGTCCTCTCGCTCTGTCCTGAGCACAACCGGGGACGGATCGGCCTGCACGTAACCGATTTTTTGAGACTTCAACAGTTGACGAGCAGCAGGCGAGAACCAGCTCACATGCCGGGGTTCGCAGACGGCCGGGATCGACGAAAGCGTCCGAAAGTCGCCCAGAAATTCAGCAGCAACCTCTTCGTCGAAACTGAGGCTCGGCGGCAATTGAATCAAATAACAGCCTAGATGCTGCTCCAATTCCGCGGACTGCTCGAAAAAGGCAGACAGCAGATCTCGAACTGATGCCAGGCGGTGTCCGTGGGTGATCTGCTTCGGGATTTTCACAGAAAATCGAAATTCGTCCGGGACGACTGCGGCCCAGCGGCGGTACGTCTGGGGGCGATGAGGCCGATAGAATGAACTGTTGATTTCGACCGCTGAGAAAACAGCGGCATAACGCTCCAGATGAGTTCCTGCAGCCGGAAACGGGAACGCTTCGCCGCGTGGAGCGTTCCAGCCGGCGCAGCCAATCAAAACTCGTCGTTGGGCCCGCATATCGTCCCTGGAAGCTACCGCTTAATTTCCACTGCGGACATCGGTTCCCATCTCTCAGAAGGGTGACCGCCCACCAGTTGCTCCGTAAACTTCTCCGGTCACATAGCTTGATTCGGGCGACGCCAGGAACACGAACAGCGGCGCCAGTTCCGCAGGCTGAGCCGGTCGTTCGAAGAGCGTGTTGTTGCCGAACTCCGCCACTTTCTCTGCTCCGAAGGTCGATGGAATGAGCGGAGTCCACACCGGACCGGGCGCAACGGCATTCACTCGAATGCCGGAGCCAATGGCCAGCTTGGAGAGTGCTTTGGTAAAACCGACGATCGCCGACTTCGACGAGGCGTAGTCCAGTAACTCGCCGCTGGGCTGATAAGCCTGGATCGATGCGGTGTTGATGATCACGCCGCCCGGTTTCATCCGGGGCAGCGCGGCCTTGCACAGATAGAACATCGAAAACAAATTGGTGCGAAACGTCCGTTCGAATTGTTCCGAAGACCATTCTTCAAGCGTCTCGTGCGGCAGTTGAAACGCGGCATTATTGACGAGCACGTCGAGTTTGCCGAATTCCTTGAACGACCGCTCCACCAGCGAGAGACAGTACTTTTCATCTCCGACATCGCCGGAACTCAGAATGGGCGTCCGGCCCGCCTTCTCGACCCAGGCCGCAGTCTCCTGAGCGTCTTCCTCTTCTTCCTCCAGATAACCGATCAAAACATCGGCGCCTTCTCTGGCGAACGCAATGGCGATGGCGCGCCCGATTCCGCTATCTGCTCCCGTGATCAAGGTCGCCGCATCCTGCAGTTTCGCAGACCCTCGGTAGGATTCTTCACCGTGATCCGCTTGAGGCCGCATCTCCTTTTCTGATCCTGGAATCGTCTGCTGCTGTTTGGGCTGGGGCGCACGAGAATACAGCTTCCTCGGATCAGGTCGTGCGGCTGGTGCGCCCTGCATGTTGTCATTCCCAGGTTTGGTGGTGTGTCGTTGTTCCTTTTCCGACGTTATCCCGTTGCAACAGTCTGGCTAGTCCCTTTTTGCAGCTGTATTTTTGATTTCGATCTTCATCTGAAGAGGTAACCTTGCGCGCCAGGAGACATCGACATTGAAAAATGCTCACACGCCAAATCATCGCGGTGCGGCGCTGCTCTTGATTGATGTCATCAACGATCTGGACTTTCCGGAAGCCGAAGCGCTCCTGCGGTTCGCTCGCCCCATGGCGGAGCAAATTCGCAAGTTGAAAGAACGTGCAAAAACTGCCGGCGTGCCTGTGATCTACGTGAACGACAATTTCGGGCAATGGCAATCGGACCTCGCGGCCCAGGTCCGGCACTGCGAGCGAACACAAAGCCGCGGGCGTGAAATCGTCCAGCAGTTGCGGCCTGCGGGAGATGACTACTTCGTGGTGAAGCCCAAACACTCGGGATTCTACTCAACTTCGCTGGATGTCCTGCTGCGTCATCTTGAGTGCGAGGAAGTCATCGTCACCGGGATTGCCACCAACATCTGCGTGCTGTTCACCGCGAATGACGCTTACATGCGCGATTACAAAGTAAGCGTGCCGCGCGACTGCGCTGCAGCGAATTCTCAAGAGGATCACGATTACGCCATTCGCCAGATGGAATTCTCTCTCAAGGCAGATGTCCGACGATCGGCGGAAATCAGGTGGTAGAGTCATCGGTAGGCCGACTCGTGACTCCGTGTCTGCTCGCCGAACGGGAATTTTGCGTAGGCACATGCAACCGCTCGATCACAGGGCGACTGAGGAGCATGCCAGGACGCGGGACTCGAAGTCCGAGGGCCGCTTCTTGACGACCTGAAGCAGCAAACCTTGAATGTGCATCGCTTCGGATCAGCTCGGGAATTCTGACATGCATCATCCTTGGAGCACCCCTCCCTGCGTCATTTCAGTCACAATCGAGTCTCATCCGACCGGTTGACGCGCACATCGCTCTCTGGGAAATCGCGCTGGGTAACTGATCACGCGCCCGCCGGATCAGGGAGGGTGCCAACACGACCAGCCGCCACGTCGCACCCGGAAATCGAAGCGTTGAGCCGGCTCAACAGGTTGGCTGCCAGTTTTGCGCCTGGTGATTCTTGACGGACTGCACGGCCCGGCGACGATGAAGCCCGATGGCGGAAGAATGGGGAGTGCGGAACCTGCCGCCCTCGAACAACGGAGCCGTGAATGAGAGTCAATTTTCCATGACGTTGCTCAGAATCGCCTACGGGCTGGATTTCGCTGTCACGCTTTGGTTCTCATGCGTCATCCTGGGAGGGCGGAGCCGCTCAGTGCTGAACGAGGTCTTGTTGTCCGGGACGACAGGCCGGTCGGCTGTCC
Protein-coding sequences here:
- a CDS encoding SDR family oxidoreductase; protein product: MRPQADHGEESYRGSAKLQDAATLITGADSGIGRAIAIAFAREGADVLIGYLEEEEEDAQETAAWVEKAGRTPILSSGDVGDEKYCLSLVERSFKEFGKLDVLVNNAAFQLPHETLEEWSSEQFERTFRTNLFSMFYLCKAALPRMKPGGVIINTASIQAYQPSGELLDYASSKSAIVGFTKALSKLAIGSGIRVNAVAPGPVWTPLIPSTFGAEKVAEFGNNTLFERPAQPAELAPLFVFLASPESSYVTGEVYGATGGRSPF
- a CDS encoding isochorismatase family cysteine hydrolase; amino-acid sequence: MKNAHTPNHRGAALLLIDVINDLDFPEAEALLRFARPMAEQIRKLKERAKTAGVPVIYVNDNFGQWQSDLAAQVRHCERTQSRGREIVQQLRPAGDDYFVVKPKHSGFYSTSLDVLLRHLECEEVIVTGIATNICVLFTANDAYMRDYKVSVPRDCAAANSQEDHDYAIRQMEFSLKADVRRSAEIRW
- a CDS encoding DUF72 domain-containing protein, with amino-acid sequence MRAQRRVLIGCAGWNAPRGEAFPFPAAGTHLERYAAVFSAVEINSSFYRPHRPQTYRRWAAVVPDEFRFSVKIPKQITHGHRLASVRDLLSAFFEQSAELEQHLGCYLIQLPPSLSFDEEVAAEFLGDFRTLSSIPAVCEPRHVSWFSPAARQLLKSQKIGYVQADPSPVVLRTEREDFGRPVYLRLHGAPRVYYSAYSDTQLLKIDQQIRKWAESADDVWCIFDNTAAGAAIDNALQLRSYQNLTKPLR
- a CDS encoding helix-turn-helix transcriptional regulator, which gives rise to MSQVPPLSSLGPLPDLVDVDQSRLRELTTWLSSSSVLSATPTQRRTLAVTFFAQLLEADVGFWAWGRGHPLKSTIVPIAIIDHGFSDAQRIAVIELGTDKVCNAEFQERAAPLLNATGQLTVTRREIFSDLEWRQRPRFRRYCEQMGMDSWIQSVRYSRGDTWNNMLYFRSSSRGEFGPSERSLLDFIQDAVCWLRPQVEELVPTEAFAGLTPRQKTVMLLLLDGQSRKEIALQLKLAEHTVGEYIKRVYEHFQVHSQGELTALFLKGV